One window of Triticum dicoccoides isolate Atlit2015 ecotype Zavitan chromosome 5A, WEW_v2.0, whole genome shotgun sequence genomic DNA carries:
- the LOC119297897 gene encoding transcription factor bHLH93-like, whose protein sequence is MAAAPMYAGVEEEEGGGLEGMPSKNLMVECRRRKRLNNREPSLQATSVVPRIIKTSRLTECRSWGRDRLHERAAGEDVATAGGEEDAHPQPACSRS, encoded by the exons ATGGCGGCAGCTCCTATGTATGCCGGCGTCGAGGAAGAAGAGGGTGGAGGACTGGAGGGCATGCCCTCCAAGAACCTGATGGTTGAGTGCCGGCGTCGTAAGCGCCTCAACAACCGTGAACCGTCTCTCCAGGCTACCTCCGTCGTGCCCAGGATCATCAAG ACATCTAGATTGACAGAGTGTCGATCCTGGGGACGCGATCGACTACATGAAAGAGCTGCTGGAGAGGATGTGGCGACTGCAGGAGGAGAGGAGGACGCGCATCCGCAGCCAGCGTGTTCCAGGAGCTGA